The Setaria viridis chromosome 6, Setaria_viridis_v4.0, whole genome shotgun sequence genome contains a region encoding:
- the LOC117859560 gene encoding F-box/kelch-repeat protein At1g57790, giving the protein MASHDEGKNNSQHPWSELLPELLSMICLGLRPIDVSRFRAVCKHWNSCGFTVCPADLTPILISNTITDSGLIRCYSPYLNKMFIVSTPLRAPESRIFSGDANGWAMLRGPEKTVSLASPLDGSTFDTTESEFYGGYFCSSREDVTGVPELRGVVGMYALKYGVKFQSWGGESSKYFQGQRSEFAMLYCKPVLHKGLWYCIGERGRLGVFDPMKSEWSVLEEPNGFGTELKYKNCYLVESRGELLVVLTGVNGTPLNVLRLNEEEMAWERVESLGSRAIFTGTLSSQSMDKPPGAMANKVYLPKFYGCPQVIQAELTNSVGRLGFVPQREVAAGFRWWSRLAGLGLLGSRASDGRRSQRRRRSVAAAGPAVVVVLLSVRSSSWLSTSRTT; this is encoded by the coding sequence ATGGCGAGCCATGATGAAGGGAAGAATAACAGCCAGCATCCCTGGTCAGAATTGTTACCAGAACTGCTCTCGATGATATGCCTTGGACTCCGCCCGATCGACGTTTCTCGCTTTCGAGCAGTTTGCAAGCACTGGAATTCTTGTGGATTCACCGTCTGCCCTGCTGATCTCACTCCCATTctcatcagcaacaccattacGGACTCCGGCCTGATTCGCTGCTATAGTCCCTACTTGAACAAGATGTTTATCGTCAGTACCCCTCTAAGAGCTCCGGAGAGCAGGATCTTCTCAGGTGATGCAAATGGATGGGCTATGCTGAGGGGGCCAGAAAAGACTGTCTCGTTGGCTAGTCCCTTGGATGGCTCCACATTCGATACTACCGAGTCCGAATTTTATGGAGGATACTTCTGCTCATCCCGCGAGGATGTTACTGGAGTTCCAGAGCTACGAGGAGTCGTTGGCATGTACGCTCTTAAGTACGGCGTAAAATTTCAGAGCTGGGGCGGAGAAAGCTCGAAATACTTTCAAGGCCAAAGAAGTGAATTTGCAATGCTCTACTGCAAACCGGTGCTGCACAAGGGGCTGTGGTACTGCATAGGTGAAAGAGGACGCTTAGGAGTTTTCGATCCCATGAAATCGGAGTGGAGCGTCCTGGAGGAACCCAACGGCTTTGGGACAGAGTTGAAATACAAGAACTGCTACCTGGTCGAATCGCGGGGGGAGCTGCTCGTGGTCTTGACAGGCGTGAATGGCACACCCCTCAATGTGCTGAGGCTTAACGAGGAAGAGATGGCATGGGAGAGGGTGGAGTCACTGGGTAGCAGAGCAATCTTTACAGGTACACTGTCGTCGCAGTCGATGGATAAGCCACCGGGAGCCATGGCAAACAAGGTCTACCTTCCCAAGTTCTACGGGTGCCCTCAGGTGATCCAGGCGGAGCTCACAAACTCTGTAGGTCGCCTCGGCTTTGTGCCACAGAGAGAGGTTGCTGCCGGCTTCCGATGGTGGTCGAGGTTGGCGGGGTTAGGGTTATTGGGTTCTAGGGCTTCCGATGGCCGACGCTcccaaaggaggaggaggtccgtggcggcggcaggcccggcggtggtggtggtattGCTTTCTGTCCGAAGCTCTTCGTGGCTAAGCACTAGTAGAACTACATAG
- the LOC117860295 gene encoding uncharacterized protein: MGLSSAVQWWEEWQLRILVLGSLAIQCYLAFFASARKKHIRPLFRFSIWLAYLGGDAIAIYALATLFNRQRKVWYTSEDGSHELEVLWAPILLMHLGGQINISAYNIEDNELWRRHVVTAVSQVAVALYVFCKSWSPSADRRLLAAAILLFILGVFKCSERPLVLKRNCFNSLVSSFHPSPRAKNINREVELEVYIQEARDFVDRNKQPPTMDSDAKLPHLEQLSIPDKLLVDSAYAYTDRLNKLKSLWSLDYEAVYAALRNGLSITFDLIYSKEPQYTDPTREENLDTDICSIFLFFSVITLPIVPIILFHISHKQAYRRSDIRVTFSLLYTTYLLEISSYVTTIISYSEWHDVVPQNSLTGFLARKRRNTWLMGVAESKPCYSSEDITGLVQVHVRNGWINYINDTESYWKFSDIRGHWTLERNGCEANLGGSIEKPFDESIILWHVATDFCFHHKGASPDSRPARLCREISNYMVHLLFANPEMLIPGSRTTLFTDAYNELEALLKDDDLTLLDEKQVTEKIIEKMGSSEEGDIVHDSWVLAQKLMELGEEKMWEVIEGVWIEMLCFSAARCRGYLHTKSLGTGGEYLTFVSLLMSHAGLETFAERQQRIQLRLPKEERVKIAKKRIQEATSNQAVKEENAATPPATEANGQVRQEEKPAAASASQGECVAPAIAHEFEIVVSP, encoded by the exons ATGGGCCTCTCAAGTGCTGTGCAATGGTGGGAAGAGTGGCAGCTGCGAATCCTCGTCTTGGGCAGCCTCGCCATTCAGTGTTACCTTGCATTCTTCGCCAGCGCCCGTAAGAAGCATATCAGGCCCTTGTTCAGATTTAGCATCTGGCTGGCGTACCTAGGTGGAGATGCTATAGCGATCTATGCCCTCGCAACCCTCTTTAACCGGCAAAGGAAGGTATGGTACACTTCTGAAGATGGCAGCCATGAGCTAGAGGTACTATGGGCGCCCATCCTGCTCATGCACCTCGGCGGACAGATCAACATATCGGCCTACAACATCGAAGACAACGAACTGTGGAGGCGGCACGTTGTAACCGCGGTGTCACAG GTTGCGGTGGCTCTGTATGTGTTTTGCAAGTCATGGTCGCCCTCGGCCGATAGGAGGCTATTAGCCGCAGCAATTCTGCTTTTTATCCTTGGGGTTTTCAAATGTTCCGAGAGACCATTGGTTCTCAAGAGGAATTGCTTTAATAGCCTAGTCAGCTCTTTCCATCCTTCCCCGAGGGCCAAAAATATCAACAGAGAAGTAGAACTTGAAGTATACATACAAGAAGCACGGGATTTTGTTGACCGTAATAAACAGCCGCCAACAATGGATAGTGACGCAAAATTGCCACACTTGGAGCAGCTCTCTATACCTGACAAGCTACTTGTGGACTCTGCATATGCCTATACTGACCGTCTTAATAAGCTGAAATCCTTGTGGTCGCTAGACTACGAAGCAGTTTATGCAGCACTACGCAATGGGCTCTCCATAACTTTCGACCTTATTTATAGCAAGGAGCCTCAATACACCGATCCAACCAGAGAGGAAAACCTTGATACTGATATTTGTTCaatctttttgttcttttccGTTATAACATTGCCAATCGTGCCCATAATCCTCTTCCATATTAGCCATAAACAGGCTTATAGGAGGAGCGACATCAGGGTTACATTTTCATTGTTGTATACCACTTATCTGTTGGAGATTTCGTCCTATGTTACAACGATCATTTCTTACTCTGAATGGCATGACGTGGTTCCCCAGAATAGCCTTACAGGATTCTTAGCTCGAAAGAGAAGGAACACATGGTTGATGGGCGTTGCGGAATCCAAGCCTTGCTACTCGTCCGAGGACATTACAGGCTTAGTTCAGGTTCATGTTAGAAATGGGTGGATAAATTATATAAATGATACCGAGAGTTACTGGAAGTTCAGTGATATCAGGGGCCACTGGACGCTTGAGCGCAATGGATGTGAAGCAAACCTTGGAGGGAGTATAGAGAAGCCATTCGATGAGAGCATCATTCTCTGGCATGTGGCCACAGACTTTTGCTTTCACCATAAGGGCGCGTCTCCTGATTCTAGACCTGCCAGGCTTTGCAGGGAAATCTCCAACTACATGGTGCATCTACTGTTTGCTAATCCTGAAATGCTTATTCCTGGTAGCAGAACAACTTTGTTCACAGATGCCTACAATGAACTCGAGGCTCTCCTGAAAGATGACGATCTAACACTATTAGACGAAAAACAAGTTACAGAGAAGATAATTGAGAAGATGGGCTCCTCTGAAGAAGGTGATATTGTTCACGACTCCTGGGTTCTTGCTCAAAAGCTGATGGAATTAGGTGAAGAGAAGATGTGGGAAGTAATCGAAGGTGTGTGGATTGAGATGCTCTGTTTTTCTGCTGCTAGGTGCAGGGGTTACCTGCACACCAAGAGCCTTGGCACCGGTGGGGAGTACCTCACCTTTGTCTCCCTCCTGATGTCACATGCGGGATTGGAGACATTTGCAGAGAGGCAGCAGAGGATTCAGCTTCGGCTTCCGAAAGAGGAGAGGGTGAAAATTGCAAAGAAAAGAATACAGGAAGCTACAAGTAACCAAGCTGTGAAGGAAGAGAATGCTGCCACTCCACCTGCTACAGAAGCCAATGGGCAAGTACGGCAAGAAGAAaaacctgctgctgcatcagctTCGCAAGGTGAATGCGTTGCCCCTGCCATTGCACATGAGTTCGAGATTGTTGTCTCACCGTGA
- the LOC117860953 gene encoding chaperone protein dnaJ A7A, chloroplastic gives MALVQFSGALVPQLGEKPRVLPASPVVARVAYAADARFLSPKTGIRGRGKHLVSSSYSLHSQTSSERLNHVPSSRCRQKRGSRFVVRAEADFYSILGVSRNASKSEIKSAYRKLARSYHPDVNKDPGAEQKFKDISNAYEVLSDDEKRSIYDKYGEAGLKGAGMGTGDYSNPFDLFESLFEGFGGMGGMGGGRAARNRPMQGDDETYNLVLNFKEAVFGVEKEIEITRLEGCNTCDGSGAKPGTKPTTCKTCGGQGQVVSSTRTPLGIFQQVSTCNTCGGTGEFSTPCNTCGGDGRVRRTKRISLKVPAGVDSGSRLRVRSEGNAGRRGGPPGDLYVFIDVLSDPVLKRDGTNILYTCKVSYIDAILGTTVKVPTVDGMVDLKIPSGTQPGTTLVMSKKGVPLLGKSNARGDQLVRVQVEIPKRLSSDERKLIEELADLNKAQTANSRR, from the exons ATGGCGCTGGTACAGTTCAGCGGCGCCTTGGTTCCTCAGCTCGGTGAAAAGCCTCGGGTCCTACCCGCATCACCTGTCGTGGCAAGGGTTGCCTATGCTGCTGATGCGAGATTCCTGTCACCAAAAACTGG TATAAGAGGCAGAGGTAAACACCTGGTGTCATCTAGTTATAGTTTGCATTCACAGACCTCTTCTGAACGGCTAAACCATGTACCATCGTCAAGATGTCGCCAGAAAAGGGGTTCACGTTTTGTTGTCAGAGCTGAAGCT GATTTCTATTCCATACTTGGTGTCTCGAGAAATGCTAGTAAATCTGAAATCAAGAGCG CCTATCGGAAACTTGCTAGGAGCTATCATCCTGATGTGAACAA AGATCCTGGGGCTGAACAAAAGTTCAAGGACATCAGCAATGCTTATGAG GTTTTGTCTGATGATGAGAAGCGATCGATCTATGATAAATATGGAGAAGCAGGTCTGAAGGGTGCTGGCATGGGAACAGGA GATTACTCAAACCCATTCGATCTCTTTGAGTCACTGTTTGAAGGGTTTGGTGGGATGGGTGGCATGGGCGGTGGCCGTGCTGCTCGGAACAGACCAATGCAAGGTGATGATGAGACCTACAATCTGGTCCTCAATTTCAAGGAAGCGGTGTTTGGTGTAGAGAAAGAGATTGAGATAACCAGACTGGAAGGCTGTAACACCTGTGATGGAAGTGGTGCCAAGCCGGGTACAAAGCCAACGACATGTAAAACTTGTGGAGGCCAGGGCCAGGTGGTCTCCTCCACAAGAACACCACTTGGAATATTCCAGCAAGTGTCCACCTGCAATACTTGTGGCGGCACTGGTGAATTCTCCACTCCTTGCAACACCTGTGGGGGTGATGGCCGAGTGAGAAGGACAAAGAGGATCAGTCTAAAGGTTCCTGCTGGAGTGGATTCTGGAAGCAGGCTGAGGGTCCGGTCTGAGGGTAATGCTGGCCGGAGAGGAGGCCCTCCTGGGGACCTTTATGTCTTCATTGATGTTCTCTCTGATCCTGTTCTTAAGAGAGACGGGACAAACATTCTCTACACATGCAAGGTTTCTTACATTGATGCAATCCTTGGGACAACCGTCAAAGTCCCCACTGTTGATGGAATGGTTGACCTTAAGATACCCTCAGGGACTCAGCCAGGCACAACTCTGGTGATGTCCAAGAAAGGTGTCCCACTTCTTGGGAAGTCCAATGCGCGTGGAGACCAGCTGGTGCGTGTCCAGGTTGAGATTCCAAAACGTCTAAGCAGTGATGAGAGGAAGCTGATTGAGGAGCTTGCAGACCTCAATAAGGCTCAAACAGCCAATAGCAGGAGATGA
- the LOC140223159 gene encoding uncharacterized protein: MIVDKSWYNFTSPDMHGQRRRFTAEEAAGVVPVVVVFNIGLGMCPKAGEPTPEDFACVSKNSVCVDRRDGDNSIPMRTSAVARLGVVVGLLIIALLVFVMLIRNEKRKMSELFKKNGVTECSPTRTGRWRRWRLSSSGGDSEWRAAASDGRRRLWMAISYIYIYIYIYIYIYMHSKMTNVILLGDVKPANILLNDSFTPKISDFGISRLIVIDREHTNYVIGDRTYMDPVYLRDGLLTDKSDVYSFRVVLLELISRKKATYSDNNSLVRNFLDACKGTELFDKELEIAKPEVLKLLDSLYKIAVSCLNLELDKRPKMTDVEESLKMLKRDLSIIH, translated from the exons ATGATCGTCGACAAGTCCTGGTACAACTTCACGTCACCAGACATGCATGGACAGCGACGACGCTTTACTGCGGAGGAAGCCGCCGGTGTCGTCCCCGTCGTGGTAGTCTTCAACATCGGCTTAGGTATGTGTCCCAAGGCCGGCGAACCGACGCCCGAGGACTTCGCCTGCGTGAGCAAGAACAGCGTCTGCGTCGACCGACGAGACGGAGATAATTCAATTCCGATGCGCACTTCTGCAGTTGCTCGGTTGG GTGTAGTAGTTGGCCTTCTTATAATAGCACTTCTGGTGTTCGTAATGCTTATTCGCAATGAGAAAAGGAAGATGTCAGAATTATTCAAGAAAAATGGGGTGACGGAGTGCTCACCAACTAGGaccgggaggtggcggcggtggcgtttgtcgagcagcggcggcgatAGTGAATGGCGAGCAGCGGCGTCTGATGGTCGACGGCGGCTGTGGATGGCGATT tcatatatatatatatatatatatatatatatatatatatatatgcattcaAAAATGACAAATGTAATTTTACTTGGTGATGTGAAACCAGCTAATATACTTTTGAACGATAGCTTCACACCGAAAATCTCTGACTTTGGTATATCAAGGTTGATTGTGATAGATAGAGAGCACACAAATTATGTCATCGGTGACAGGACTTATATGGATCCAGTATATCTCCGAGATGGCCTATTAACTGATAAAAGTGATGTCTACAGTTTCAGGGTTGTGCTCTTGGAGCTCATAAGCAGGAAGAAGGCCACTTATTCTGACAACAATAGCTTGGTAAGGAATTTTCTCGATGCTTGCAAAGGAACTGAGCTATTTGACAAGGAATTGGAAATTGCAAAACCTGAAGTTCTGAAGCTTCTTGACAGTTTGTATAAGATTGCAGTGAGTTGTCTAAATCTTGAACTAGACAAAAGACCAAAAATGACAGACGTAGAGGAGAGTCTAAAGATGTTGAAGAGAGATCTTAGTATAATACATTGA